The Christiangramia salexigens genome includes the window AACTCTGCCGGTTACTTGTAGTGCCGGATTGTTCCTTAATACGCACTTAACGCCTTCGCAAATTATGGGGTGATGGTCAGCGATTAATACTCGATACATGATTTTTCGATTAAAAGACAAGTCCGGGGGTAACCTGTTGATTCTTGTTTGGTTACCTAAAATACTGCTTTGAGGCGTGATTTAGTCGAAGTCTAGTATAATTTCGATAAAACGTTTAATTCTTTAGATGAAAAGGTACTTCGCAGACGGGAATGGGAAGCATTTTGTGTTTATTGCTGCCGTTCAATCTTTTGTAAATTTCAAAAACCTCTTTATCTCTTCCTGTAAAATCTTCAGCTTTTTTACCCTTTTCAAAATTATTCATAGCCCACTCCAATTCGTCATAGGAAGCGCCTAATTGATCTTCATCGCTTCTGCTGTCACCAAACAAACCATCTGTTGGTGCCGCGTTCATGATCTCAGGAATTATGTTCAGGTAATCACCTAGTTCAAAAACCTCGCTTTTCATAAGATCCGCGATCGGACTAAGGTCTACCCCGCCATCTCCATATTTTGTATAAAAACCAACTCCAAAATCTTCTACCTTATTTCCTGTTCCCGCTACAAGATATTTATGCAGGCCCGCAAAATAATACAGGGTGGTCATTCTTAGCCGCGCTCTTGAATTTGCTAAGCTAAGTTCAATAGTGTCCGATTTTCTTTGCTGAGGCATAGCGCCTTTAAATTCCTCGAAAACAGGTGTTAGGTTTATTTCCACATTGCTCACATTCGCAAAATTATGCTCCAATTCCTTAATATGTTTTTGTGCCCGGCTTATCTGGCCTTTGTCCTGATGTATAGGCATTTCAAGGCATAAGGTTGGTAGTCCTGTTTTCGCGCACAAAGTGGAGGTTACAGCAGAATCTATACCGCCACTAACTCCAACTACGAATCCGTTCATATTAGCTTTGGTAGCATATTCTTTAAGCCATGTAATGATGTGTTCTGCTACTTTTTCCGTGCGCATAATTTTGGGTCATTAAGTTTGTAAGTAATACCTTTGCCACACAAATCTAACATTTAAAGCTAATCTTTAAAAGTCAAGTGCGTTAAAGCCGTCATAATACAGAGCTATGCTGAAGAAATGCTGCTTTTTAATAATTATTTTAGGTCTTATTTCCTGTGATAAACGTTCGGAAACCGAGGCTAAAATTGAAGAAGTTAAGGCTGATTTTGAGGTTGTGCGATTCGATCAAAAATTTGCAAACTCAGACGAAGCTGGATTGGCTGATCTTAAAAAGGAATATCCTTTCCTTTTTCCTGCACGATATCCCGATAGCGTTTGGGTGCAGAAATTAAACGATACCATACAGCAGGA containing:
- the nadE gene encoding NAD(+) synthase, which gives rise to MRTEKVAEHIITWLKEYATKANMNGFVVGVSGGIDSAVTSTLCAKTGLPTLCLEMPIHQDKGQISRAQKHIKELEHNFANVSNVEINLTPVFEEFKGAMPQQRKSDTIELSLANSRARLRMTTLYYFAGLHKYLVAGTGNKVEDFGVGFYTKYGDGGVDLSPIADLMKSEVFELGDYLNIIPEIMNAAPTDGLFGDSRSDEDQLGASYDELEWAMNNFEKGKKAEDFTGRDKEVFEIYKRLNGSNKHKMLPIPVCEVPFHLKN